The genomic DNA TGCAACCGTATCAGGAACAGTTGATGGAATACTTAAACGGCACACGGACCCATTTTTCGTTTCCGCTGCACTTGATCGGAACCCCTTTTCAACTGGAGGTCTGGAACGCCTTACGTCACGTGCCATATGGCGTGACGGCGACCTATTCGGATATCGCGGAACGGATTTACCGACCGAATGCGACACGCGCCGTCGGTACGGCAATCGGCAAGAATCGTGTCTTGATCGTCGTCCCCTGTCATCGAATCATCGGCAAAAAAGGTGGTTTGACCGGCTACTGGGGTGGATTGAATATGAAGCGGCAACTATTAGCATTGGAACAGTTAACCGGCTGATTCGCGTCCGTTTTCGGAGTACTCCAAAACGAAAGTGACCCCAAAAGGATCCGTCACTTGAGCATATAACCCACCGAAACTCGGCACGCCCAACGCTTCCATGATCTGACCGTCTTCTGCCAGTGCCGCGTAGGCGGCTGAAATTTCTTCGGTCGTCTCAAATGACAGCAGCAGCAGGATGTGCGAAGCCGCCGGAAGCGCTGACGAGACGTCCCACAGCATCAATTCAAAAGCATCATTCGCCAAATGGGCATGAAAGATTTCCTGTTGACCTAGCGCATTTGTTTCCGATAAGATGCGGCGTGGTTTTAACCCCAATGTCCGGTCATAATACGCAATGGCCTCTGCCGCTGTGCCATTCAAGGTAATGCAAGGTGTCGCTGGGTAACGCATATTCTCTCCTCCTCTTCGTGTCCCATCCCTTTCTCTAATCCGACGGTCGTTCCCTGCTTGATGCTCCGGAATAATTAGTTCTGATAAGCGGGTTCAAAAATCGCTGATAAACAAACAAGAGGCTGACTCAAAAGTCAGTCTCTACAAAGATAAGGGTGGCAGAATGATAATCTGCCACCCTTATCTCGTAAAAAAAGAATTACTCGCTACACACGGTTCTTGTTTGACTGGTCCCCATGTTGCCTGAAATCCATCTGTCCGTCCTTTACGAACCATCTGTCCCGAAGCGATATGTCGTTTCCCAGCGGTATGTCTCGCCCGGTCGTACTAACACGTCCGGGAAAGATGCCTCTTTGACGGCATTCGGATGGACCTGTGTCTCAAGACACAGACCGAGTGACGGACGTGAAGCGACACCGCGAATCGTATAGTTTGTTTCGAGTTGTGTACCGGTGTAGAGGACAACGACCGGCTGATCGGTCGTCACTTCCAGAAAACGGCCGCTTTCCCGGTCTTCCAGTCGAATCGCTTGTCCCGACAAGACGAACGGATGGTCATACCCGTTGCCGGCTGCCGTTGTTTCCGGATGCCCGGACTCCGCACCACTGCGGATCGAACGTCCGGTACGAAAATCAAGGGGTGTTCCGGTCACGTCACGAACCTCTCCGATCGGCAACAGATCCTCTCCGACGGGCAGGTACGTGTCACTCGGTACTTGCAAACGATGATCCAGAATATCCCGACGTAAGTTCCCCGACAGGTTCCAGTACGTATGGTTCGTCAAGTTCAACGGTGTTGTTTGGTCCGTCGTCGCTTCCATCGTCAACGTCAACGCCAGACCGTCGAGTTGATAAATCGCATCCAGCGTGACAGTACCGGGATAACCTTCCGCTCCATCCGGACTGACGTGCCGTAAATGGAGCTGCGTTTCCGTCATCTCCATGACTTCAAACAGTGCTTGATCAAATCCGTGAATCCCGCCATGAAGATGGTGCTCTCCGTCATTGGCTGCCAACGGATAAACGGTGCCCTCGACTTCCATCCGCGCTTGGCCGATGCGTCCGGCGACCCGGCCGACAATCGCTCCAAAGTACGGGGAATGGTTTTGATACTCTTCGACGGTCTCCAGTCCAAGGACAACACTTTCCCTCACACCGTCCCGGTCTGCAACACGAATATCGTTGATGATGCCGCCGTAGTTCCAAATCTCAACTTCAATCCCAGGTTGCGTCAACGTGTGCCGCACGAAATCGATTTCCGGAAGTGATTTTGTGTGCTCACTCATCGTCGATCACCTGCCACTTGGCGGCTGACTGTCTCAAGAAACCGCCCGAGTCCGGCTTGTCCGTGCTCTGTCTGCTTGAAGACACCACAGTCTTCGAGACCGCGAACGAATTTTGCTGCGACAGCCTGGCGGACATAGTCTGATACGTCTTGTCCGGCATAGGTTGCCTTCAGTTCTTCCGCCCAAGCTTGGTGCGACGGAGCGACTTGGCTTGTGCCGGTGATGAATTGTTCGACTTCTTTCAGTTCACTGAGCAGACGGGCCGGCAGAACAGCGAGTCCCATCACTTCAATCAAACCGATGTTCTCGCGTTTAATATGGTGAATATCCGCATGCGTATGGAAAATGCCGTCCGGATGTTCCGCCGACGTCCGGTTATTGCGCAAAACCAAATCCAGTTCAAATCGTTCTCCGCGCATCCGGGCAATCGGTGTCACCGTGTTATGGCGGACACCGTCCGTCGCCGCAATGATCTCATGCTCGGCATCTTCGTATGTCAACCAAGTCTGATACACCTCGTCTGCTGCATCGAGCAAGGCCGACGCATCGGAACTGCTCAAGCGCACGACCGTCAGCGGCCAGTGCAGCGTTTCGCCGGTGACGTCCGGATGATCCGGTAAAACAAACTCGTGCAACGCCTGTGCCCGGTCCATCGCAAATTCATAACGACCACCCTGATAATGGTCATGCGTCAAAATCGAACCGCCGACGATCGGCAAGTCGGCATTCGACCCGGCAAAATAATGCGGAAACTGAGCAACGAATTCAAGCAACCGCGCAAACGCTTGACGGTTAATCACCATGTCCCGGTGCTCCTGCGACAAGATGATGCTGTGTTCGTTGTAATAGACGTATGGGGAGTATTGCAAAGCCCACGCTTCGCCTTCAAGGGAAAGCGGAACAATCCGGTGGTTGGCTCGGGCCGGATGATTGATGCGGCCGGCATAACCGACGTTTTCAACACATAGAAGACACGTCGGATAGCTCGAATCAACGATTTCCGTCTGCGCCGCCGCAATTTCACGCGGATCTTTTTCCGGTTTCGAGAGATTGATCGTAATATCGATTTCACCATACACCGTATCCGCCTGGTATTGAATATTCTTAGCGATTCGTTTTGTTTGAATATAGTTGTTCGCTTGACTGAGTTGATAGAAGTAATCGGTCGCCTGTTGCGGACTTTCCGCATACAACCGACGGAAGGTCGAAGTGATGGTCGACGGACGATCGACGAACACATCCA from Exiguobacterium sibiricum 7-3 includes the following:
- a CDS encoding methylated-DNA--[protein]-cysteine S-methyltransferase, whose protein sequence is MDLYFTMLNWNGTSFPIAATTDGLCYVGALNEPADLFPDWARKQLPRADLIEDTRMMQPYQEQLMEYLNGTRTHFSFPLHLIGTPFQLEVWNALRHVPYGVTATYSDIAERIYRPNATRAVGTAIGKNRVLIVVPCHRIIGKKGGLTGYWGGLNMKRQLLALEQLTG
- a CDS encoding aldose epimerase family protein translates to MSEHTKSLPEIDFVRHTLTQPGIEVEIWNYGGIINDIRVADRDGVRESVVLGLETVEEYQNHSPYFGAIVGRVAGRIGQARMEVEGTVYPLAANDGEHHLHGGIHGFDQALFEVMEMTETQLHLRHVSPDGAEGYPGTVTLDAIYQLDGLALTLTMEATTDQTTPLNLTNHTYWNLSGNLRRDILDHRLQVPSDTYLPVGEDLLPIGEVRDVTGTPLDFRTGRSIRSGAESGHPETTAAGNGYDHPFVLSGQAIRLEDRESGRFLEVTTDQPVVVLYTGTQLETNYTIRGVASRPSLGLCLETQVHPNAVKEASFPDVLVRPGETYRWETTYRFGTDGS
- a CDS encoding VOC family protein, which gives rise to MRYPATPCITLNGTAAEAIAYYDRTLGLKPRRILSETNALGQQEIFHAHLANDAFELMLWDVSSALPAASHILLLLSFETTEEISAAYAALAEDGQIMEALGVPSFGGLYAQVTDPFGVTFVLEYSENGRESAG
- a CDS encoding UDP-glucose--hexose-1-phosphate uridylyltransferase, yielding MNELIKQLVEQAIRHQLIQSEDAVYARNRLLALLGEAAYTDPGTVDTASIPDILDAMIEQQIAAGQLAARLDEKERLAAELMDVFVDRPSTITSTFRRLYAESPQQATDYFYQLSQANNYIQTKRIAKNIQYQADTVYGEIDITINLSKPEKDPREIAAAQTEIVDSSYPTCLLCVENVGYAGRINHPARANHRIVPLSLEGEAWALQYSPYVYYNEHSIILSQEHRDMVINRQAFARLLEFVAQFPHYFAGSNADLPIVGGSILTHDHYQGGRYEFAMDRAQALHEFVLPDHPDVTGETLHWPLTVVRLSSSDASALLDAADEVYQTWLTYEDAEHEIIAATDGVRHNTVTPIARMRGERFELDLVLRNNRTSAEHPDGIFHTHADIHHIKRENIGLIEVMGLAVLPARLLSELKEVEQFITGTSQVAPSHQAWAEELKATYAGQDVSDYVRQAVAAKFVRGLEDCGVFKQTEHGQAGLGRFLETVSRQVAGDRR